Part of the Zingiber officinale cultivar Zhangliang chromosome 6A, Zo_v1.1, whole genome shotgun sequence genome, AGGATCTATTGCCCGTTCTCTTTCAATCCGCTAAGCCTATCAAACAGGCTCTCATAGGGACAACACTATAATTTTTGTTATATGATTATTGATCTTGGTAATATGAActtattcattttaaattttttatttatttatttaacatgttaataaaaaatttattgataaatattatttaaaaacattaacaaactaaatcttaaaacttgttcaattaatttaaccatTTATCCATACTTcttcatttaattaatcttatatttattaaatgtacATAAATAAGCTCTCACTGAACCAGCACATCAAATTAtagctttcaattttttttcaatggACATTGAAAATGGATCGTGTCAAAATTGCAATAAAAATCcaagagaaaatttaattttatatactaTAAAATATACAGGGATATTCAACGTTAGAAATGATCCATCGAAGCTTCCAAATCCTTCTATCTAAAGAAGCTGCAGTTTGAATTTTTAATACCGTAAGGCCACAAGGTTTGATCTCTCCATGTATCGGAAAACCCTATCACAGATTGTTGGTAAATTGCTTGACGTGAAGTGCTCTCCAGCCAATGTCATGGCGAAAGAATCCTTCAGGCCAATCCACTGCTTCCACCGCATCGTAAACTCTTTCTCTAGCTTCTTCAAGATCTTTGCCCCTGGCGGTAACCCCAAGGACACGACCACTAACAGCAATGAAATTGCCATCTGGGTCTATATCAGTGCCTGCATGAAAGATCTGAACTGCAGGTGAAAGCATTTCTGCCTCTTCAAGGTTTCTTATCTTGGTTCCTTTCTTGTAGGATCCAGGATAACCTTTGCTAGCCATTACCACCACCATTGCTGATCCAGGTGACCACTTTAATGAAACACTGCCCAATTCTCCCCTGCAAGCTGCAAGTAAAACTTGTGCCAGATCAGACTCCAAACGCATCATTAGAACCTGTTTatcaaaaaaaaggaaaaataaattgaAGTCGCGTGTGGCCAACTTGTTAGCTCATGAACTAATATAGCCAACGAAATATCATAAGAATTGAACCTTATAAAATGCATGTGATCAACTATTAGTTATGTTTAGTTGCTAGAACATGATTTCAACCATCTCAtgtctttaaaaaaataaatagagttCAACATCTTAGCAATGATCTCATTCTAATATAATATGGATGGGTAGAGATGAATTGAAAGTTTATATTACAAAAATGTTTTCCTAAATATTTTACTTCAAATACAACAATACTAACCTGACATTCTGGATCCCCAAACCGCACATTGTACTCGATGAGTTTAGGCATTCCTGTTTTTTTCTCGATCATGAGTCCAGCATAAAGTACCCCAATAAATTTGTGACCCTCGGCTTCCATTCCCTTCACTGTTGGAAGGATTATTGAATCCATAACAACAGACTCGAGCTCTTTTGTGAGTATTGGTGCAGGGGAGTATGCACCCATTCCACCTGTATTTGGTCCAGTGTCACCATCTCCAATCCTTTTGTGATCCTGGGCAGATTCAAGAGGTATGGCAGACTCACCATCTACAAgagcaaagaaagaagcttcctctccttcaaGAAATTCTTCTATGATAACTTGTGAACCAGCAGAACCAAATGCACCATCAACAAGCATAGAATCGATGGCTTCATATGCCTCCTCTAAACTCATGGCCACAATCACTCCCTTCCCAGCAGCCAACCCATCTGCCTTCACAACAATAGGTGCACCTTGCTCCTTTACATATTGTTTTGCAAAGGAAGGATTGATAAAAGTTTCATACTGTATGGATGAGCAAAcatgtaaattaaaaaaatcaacagGTAGAAAGATCTAAATTGACAGAGAAACTAATTCTCACCAAAGATGAGAAATTCAACTAATTCTCACCAAAGATGAGAAATTCCTTGCTTTcatttcaacaaaaaaaaattgcatGATTTTCTTTTAGGACGAAATTAGAGACAGACATaacagtttaaaaatttaaaatcagcTCTATGTACATAATAATTCTATGCTACCCTCAATGCAAATTTAGCGCATGTAATACACAGATgtatttagataattaaaaaaaacaacataCGGAACATCAAATGAGAAATTTCAAAAATAACAAATTAGGATTTTCATAACAATGTGAGAAAAAATGATTAACAAACCTTTGCTGTAGGGATGTCATATTTATCACATAACTTCTTCATGAAATCTTTCGATCCTTCTAGTGCTGCAGCTTTTGCTGATGGGCCAAAAGTAGGGATCCCAACCTTGACAAGATCATCAGCAAGACCAGCCACTAGAGGAGCTTCGGGACCAACAACCACCAATCCAACACCCCATCTTTGGCAAAAGGAAATCACTGCTTTGCTATCAAGAATGTTTAGGTCTGGTATGCAGGTGGCATTCCCAGACTGGGAAATTCCAGCATTACCTGGGGCACAGAAAACTACATCACAGGATGGAGATCGCTGCAACGCATAGCAAAGTGCATGTTCCCTTCCACCGCCACCAATGACAAGAACCACCACTCTATCCTCTaaccaagaaatataaaattaaGATTCAATCTTCTGAAATATAAAGCAAGATAAATGCTATGAGTATGAATAAAATAACATGAATGAGATAATGCTTCAACATAAATTCAAACAAACCAACAACAAGTCAAATCACATGCATGACTGACTTATGTTAACCGGAAAAAcaggaaaatattgaaaattatgaAATAAATAGTCAGACATTATTGACTGTGATGACTTGAACATGGGTTGTTTGGAAATGCACCCGGTCTCTTACCACCACACCAAGCCTTGGGGGGGCAATTCTACGTCTCTCACTAAAATGATAGAAAGTGGAGGTGGCTCTTTGCTATATCTTCCTTAGTGATTTGCTCATTTTAGTTCCAGACAGAGAGCTCTTCACTGAAAATTCCTAGATTACTTAGTAATAACTGCAAGAATTACGTCTACAAAATTTGTGGTATAAATGGCATCACATGGGCATACTTGTCGTAGGCACTAGAACTACATGGTCGGAAGCACTAAATCTGGTTATAAATGTGATTCTGAAATTGTTTGACTCGATTGATCATCTAAGCAAAACTATAACATATTGGCGTTAAGTAACTTAAAGATAATGAGATCAAAACCAATGTCTTATAAGATATTCCAGAGAAACGAGTTTGGCTGGTACAAAGTAGTCGAGGAAAATTTTGATATTAGGACCAGTTCACTATGCAAAAAATTTTCCTTACAACTCAAATGCATGGTAATGTAACAAATTAACCTCGTTTCATATATTCCACAGCTTCCTATAGCATCAAAAGGTTGCTCTAAAACACACATCGTCAGAAAAACCACAAGCAATCGATCAAAAGGGCAAAAAATTGCAGTTTCTCACCGAAACAATTCGAGCTTCCGTTGCCACCGCGCGTACCGGAAATATCATCAGATTCATCGGCAACCGAAGCCCTAACGACGAAGTTCCACCGAGGCAACGATGTAGGCGATCCCTGAGCACAGCCGGTGGAGGCAAATATCTCACCCCAAGCCCGATAACTCCGGAAGCAAAGCGAAGAAGCCGAACCACCGCAAACAAGATGCCGACCAGGTTCACTGGCCGGAAACCTCAACGAGCTCCCAACATTGCAAGCAGCGGAAGCCATAGATTGGCAAGCGTCAAGCACAAACAAGAAGTCAATAACAGTAAATCCTTCGAAGATCGTTGCTGTTTTAGGGTTTTGGGCTTTGGGGGAAAGTTCGACGATGGCTTTGGGGAGAGATACCCAAACCTCAAGTATTTATGCTGATTGACGccaaatttatttctttatttaaatgtcaaaaggttaaaaaaaaaaaaaaaagtataatttaattaatttatttttaaattttataatttgattATTAGACATCTTAGTAAAACATGCTTTTGGTAATTCTTTCTATTAAAAGACGCAAAAGAAtttactttttataaaaaaaacattttgtaAGTACGTCTAGTTTGGTAGTTATTAAAATACAAATTGATttacaaattttaaattagcACCCATTGATTTAAAGCTATCTACCTTTTATAAAATTGGATCATTGAAATATGGATCATTAAACTATCCCTACTTTAAAAATCTAATCACAGATTAATATTATTCATGGATTTGAGATTATCATATATCAATTTACTTTTGGTCCAAAAATCAACCtatgtaatgattttttttttttttgaaaaactaattaacCTGACTATCCCTACACTACTTACTCATCGAATTCGAGAAACACGAATTCAAAGTATCTTTGGATTGGCATTCTTGAGATGAAGTCACACAACCTCAACTATTTAATTCAGATAAAAAGCTTGGTCTAACATCATTAGAGCACAAGCTCTTATGCCATATATGCTATTTATAACCCATAGGATAAGGTTGAGTTAGTTAATACGGAGCAGAGTTGTTATTATAGAACAAGGATtcaaatctcgacaaagtcgagggAAAAAACCCTCCTCTTCATTGATCAACTACGATTTCTCGATTTATCTTTTCACAAATTGTTGTATAGCTGACCGTGCAGAACCGATGAAATAACAGATTTCACATTTTACTATCATGTTAATTCCAATGTGTCATTGTTGTGAATCAACATGTTTAATTTATTGACCGTGTTCAAAAGatttgttttataaaaaaaaacaaaacaaaatatggGAGGGCCACATGGGTGCCCTCCCATGttttttaactaaaaatattttaaattttaaaaataaaaacaacaaatttattttaaaattaaaaattaaaaatcaacaaataaaattaaattagtgatatattttttatgtagttaaaataaaaaaaattaaacagctAGGTAATGGCCAGTATATCGACACAACGGCTAGTAAATCCACACGACGACTAGTTAACtgcttttttaataaaaataaataaattaaattttcatcTATTACTTATCATCTTACATAACTTATTTCAATCATACAAATACCTAAATCCCTCTAAAAATAACaagtattttttagaaaatgtttcttcccaaaattatcacaaattCCACTAACTTATAACaagtatcctgcaaacctgcacactcatatacacatatcaaataactagGGTAatcataacttaaaccctttgcccaaataccaaaatatatggtcgcacagaccattgggattgctccaacaatctccctctttttgatgtttgacaatacgtttaagttagggaaaacaaatagcaaaaaacatgctaataacaaatggacttacgttaccaaggctacacacttggacttacaccgccgaatggacttacgttgccaaggctatacacttagacttacaccgccgaaacaaaatggaaacatgcattggaacctatcacaaggctccccctacaccaaAGCTCCCCACTGAGCTAGAATTTTCCCACAatgatatttaagaacctatcacaaggctccctccccctacgcaaaggtataaaggttttcctaactaaactttacttctccccctttacctaacatccaaaaagctttccaataatatcctaattgttgaaaacttgatcatcaaattgaccctaaattaatgtatttatcccccatagaTCTCATACATCtgaacgagttgacacggtcaaaatCAGCGCCGAAAAatactttcaggctggtatcagtcgactgtcccCAAGTACTAATCGACTGACCCTATTGAAATcaacacacagaagcattctatctttgaaatctactattaccagtcgactagtatttgcaccagtcgactagtaccctATTTATGCAAAATTTAACATTTCTGACCcgatttcagaaatgcaccagaaattccacaaacttctaaaaattttcaaattttgtggagaggcaTGTTTTACCAGTGTCTACTCgaaaaaaatacatttaaaaatgtatatatcttgaatctcaagattgacacaaaatctaaaaactagctaaatggttcaattgaaccttcacttaaagtcctagttttgggtTCCTCTTGATGTCTTTACCTATATCAACCCAGGatacatccctagcattggtttatatggcatatatAAATCCAAAACCAATTGTCATGCAATATgactccaatgtcatattttcttgcatgaaacacaacccaatgTGTGTCAAATTcctaaggttgagactcaaatccgtctccaaaccttttggcacatttcatggctcctctagactcccaagtaatacctgttagagtgtatactaaaagcctagctttttgcataaacatttatttagaaataagaatctcattggtcaaatgtctacatttatatgctaagtgtagttgttcaattaatttatattttagataacatggtgtgtggtgccacacacagaagatcatgttatcaattccttataaattataaacaggagctcacgactaagatggaaaggcacaaatcattggaatattcgtagtgtaatttgatattagtttatcttaactataaaattacactagtactaaggtatcaattccttatatttgatatctgagtgtattgagcaggaccatttaaggtaagttctttttatactgactacataaaagaacaagacctttgttattatggaagcgtgtgctcttaatcatgatataataacaagcacatatatctagtatttatttctttgacttatcaaagggtgcgatttagtttgataaatcaatagatccgataagttgggaaatgatattatttatagtatgtgttgttgattatagaaggaaactatgtcctagtaatctaagttggtgatgtccccaagaggagctcatgaggattgtcatgtaaaccctgcaggtgggcttagtccgacatgacgataaggttgagtggtactactcttggagctagatattaattaagtgagttgtcaataactcatttaattagtggacattctatatcttaaacacagggagactaacacattcatgataagaagaagcctaaaatgtaatttgggattggtgtggtagtttaataataattctttagtgatatgaattattattgatgaaattaagttgggtgttcggggcgaacacaggaagcctaatttcatcgggagaccaaaaccaattcctcctctcggtccctatcgtagcctcttatttataaagtattatacccaccaatatccaccttcttacccaccttaaggtggtcggccaagcctagcttggagcccaagctagggtcggccaaaccaaggtgaattggtttcattaggtggccgaccctagcttgaactcaagcttaggtggccggccacaataaaataaaagggattttattttaacatctttcttatgtggaagccatggttttaaaagagagtttaaaatttaaatctttccttttatagttttctacaaaagattaagtgaaatatttgatatctttccttatttgtagttaaaaggaatattttaatttttgataaaaactttcctttttgtaaccatcctcatgatttaaaagagagttttaaaattaaatctttccttttataatttctacaaaagattaagaaaaaatttgatatctttccttatttgtagattgaaaggaagattttaattttagagaaaaactttctttttttgtaaatcatccacatgttttaaaagagagattttaatttataaaagtttccttttatgaccaaccatgaagagaattttttaatagagaaatttttattaaaatttccggaaacaaattaggaagttaattttgtgattaaaattttccttatttggagggaataaggtggtcggccattagaggtttgataaggaaattttaattaaattttcattctTAAACATtgacaaggaatataaggaaattttatttattaa contains:
- the LOC121998452 gene encoding phosphoribosylamine--glycine ligase-like, producing the protein MASAACNVGSSLRFPASEPGRHLVCGGSASSLCFRSYRAWGEIFASTGCAQGSPTSLPRWNFVVRASVADESDDISGTRGGNGSSNCFEDRVVVLVIGGGGREHALCYALQRSPSCDVVFCAPGNAGISQSGNATCIPDLNILDSKAVISFCQRWGVGLVVVGPEAPLVAGLADDLVKVGIPTFGPSAKAAALEGSKDFMKKLCDKYDIPTAKYETFINPSFAKQYVKEQGAPIVVKADGLAAGKGVIVAMSLEEAYEAIDSMLVDGAFGSAGSQVIIEEFLEGEEASFFALVDGESAIPLESAQDHKRIGDGDTGPNTGGMGAYSPAPILTKELESVVMDSIILPTVKGMEAEGHKFIGVLYAGLMIEKKTGMPKLIEYNVRFGDPECQVLMMRLESDLAQVLLAACRGELGSVSLKWSPGSAMVVVMASKGYPGSYKKGTKIRNLEEAEMLSPAVQIFHAGTDIDPDGNFIAVSGRVLGVTARGKDLEEARERVYDAVEAVDWPEGFFRHDIGWRALHVKQFTNNL